The following proteins are encoded in a genomic region of uncultured Ilyobacter sp.:
- a CDS encoding FAD-dependent oxidoreductase — MGVLPKEVMENMKDIVDNCMGDSNPACQSSCPMHTDIKEYVRLVGEGDGEGAIRVIREKLFLPKTLGRVCAHPCEAGCRRGDEDKPISVANIKRYAADNFDNPINWDLNKKPATGKKVAVIGAGPAGAQAAIDLSKNGHEVTIYDKLPVLGGMMRVGIPEYRLPREVIDEEYSILEMLGVKIVLGVEIGVDIDFEVLKNDNDAVIIAVGRQAGRIDSSLKNHDAKGVYSAAEYLKEISLTGGSNGVGKRVAVVGGGDVAMDCARSSLRLQGVEEVYSVCLEASYEEMTSSMHEVKGAIAEGVKFNLAMGTNEILIDDTGRVKGLEIKECVSIFDDEGRFNPKCNEDNKKMLDVDTVVFAIGQGIDSGFDKKETIAKRKNGTFETDEFTMQSVTDEKVFVAGDCASAFIVIDAMAEGRRAAISADRFMTGEDLKAGRTMEEEGAYKTKLDLPTEYLPEGWDAAEKVERVTAKELDSTERIKSFSETEFTFTKEEAEKEANRCLQCTCKLCMKECIMLNDFTDCPKTLFEEYLEKGYAAMDPKISYSCNACSQCTLKCPKDFDMKGAFMGMRPEYIKDNGGKSPMKGHQAIEVHQYLGYSKFFNTTNAAPDGKKTKYVFFPGCSLPSYNPEAVGNVLGHLQDKLNGEVGSVLKCCGKPTKALGQKEKFKERFGEVQDEIDKLGADTVIVACQSCLAVFSEYLKQDVVSLWTLLPEIGLPDEKYGIGKESDIVFNIHDSCSAREKTDLHDGIRWIIDKMGYKVDELENSREKTRCCGFGGMVVPANPDVAGRVMKRRAEENTTGHMISYCAACRESMESGGADSVHILDLLFGETYTKEKVNPRNMGPVKQWMNRYKSKQELDKKSK, encoded by the coding sequence ATGGGTGTATTGCCAAAAGAAGTAATGGAAAATATGAAGGATATTGTAGATAATTGTATGGGTGATTCCAATCCGGCATGTCAATCTTCTTGTCCTATGCATACAGATATAAAAGAGTATGTGAGACTTGTAGGAGAAGGAGACGGAGAGGGTGCTATAAGGGTAATTAGAGAAAAATTATTTTTGCCAAAAACCCTTGGTAGAGTCTGTGCTCATCCCTGTGAAGCAGGATGCAGAAGAGGAGATGAAGATAAGCCTATTTCAGTTGCCAACATAAAAAGATATGCTGCAGATAATTTTGATAACCCGATAAACTGGGATTTGAATAAAAAACCTGCTACAGGTAAAAAAGTCGCAGTTATAGGGGCGGGTCCTGCAGGAGCTCAGGCTGCGATAGACCTTTCTAAAAATGGTCATGAAGTTACTATTTACGACAAGCTTCCTGTTCTAGGTGGAATGATGAGAGTTGGGATTCCTGAATACAGGCTTCCTAGAGAAGTTATAGATGAAGAGTACTCAATTCTTGAGATGCTGGGAGTAAAAATTGTACTAGGAGTGGAAATAGGTGTAGATATAGATTTTGAAGTTTTAAAAAATGATAATGATGCTGTAATCATAGCAGTGGGAAGACAGGCTGGACGTATAGACAGCAGCCTCAAAAATCACGATGCCAAAGGTGTGTATAGTGCAGCAGAGTATCTAAAGGAAATATCTCTTACTGGCGGTTCTAACGGAGTTGGGAAAAGAGTTGCTGTAGTAGGTGGTGGAGATGTTGCCATGGACTGCGCTAGGTCTTCTCTCAGGCTTCAGGGAGTTGAAGAGGTTTATTCTGTGTGCCTAGAGGCTAGTTATGAAGAGATGACCTCTTCTATGCATGAAGTTAAGGGTGCCATAGCAGAGGGAGTTAAGTTTAATCTGGCTATGGGAACAAATGAAATCTTAATTGACGACACTGGAAGGGTAAAAGGCTTAGAGATCAAAGAGTGCGTATCTATATTTGATGATGAAGGCAGATTCAACCCTAAATGCAATGAGGACAATAAAAAAATGCTAGATGTGGATACAGTTGTCTTTGCAATAGGTCAGGGGATAGATTCAGGTTTTGACAAGAAAGAGACTATTGCTAAAAGGAAAAATGGAACCTTTGAAACTGATGAGTTTACAATGCAGTCTGTAACTGACGAAAAAGTATTTGTAGCAGGAGATTGTGCTTCAGCCTTTATTGTAATAGATGCAATGGCTGAGGGGAGAAGAGCTGCTATTTCTGCAGACAGATTTATGACGGGCGAAGATCTGAAGGCTGGAAGAACAATGGAAGAAGAAGGAGCTTATAAAACAAAACTTGACCTTCCAACTGAGTACCTTCCTGAAGGATGGGATGCTGCCGAGAAGGTAGAAAGAGTCACTGCTAAAGAACTAGACTCAACTGAAAGAATAAAATCTTTCAGTGAGACAGAATTTACATTCACCAAGGAGGAGGCAGAAAAAGAAGCCAACAGGTGTCTTCAGTGTACATGTAAATTATGTATGAAAGAATGTATTATGTTAAATGACTTTACAGATTGTCCTAAAACACTTTTTGAGGAATACCTTGAAAAGGGGTATGCAGCAATGGACCCAAAAATAAGTTATTCTTGTAACGCATGTTCCCAGTGTACCCTTAAGTGTCCTAAAGACTTTGATATGAAAGGTGCCTTTATGGGTATGAGGCCTGAATATATAAAGGACAACGGAGGGAAGTCTCCTATGAAGGGGCATCAGGCTATAGAGGTACATCAATATTTGGGATACTCAAAATTCTTTAATACAACAAATGCGGCTCCAGATGGAAAGAAAACAAAATATGTATTTTTCCCTGGATGTTCTCTGCCATCATATAATCCAGAAGCAGTGGGGAATGTGCTAGGGCACTTGCAAGACAAGCTTAACGGAGAAGTTGGTTCTGTCTTGAAATGCTGTGGGAAACCAACTAAAGCCCTGGGGCAGAAGGAAAAATTTAAAGAGAGATTTGGTGAGGTTCAGGATGAAATTGATAAATTGGGAGCAGATACTGTTATAGTTGCCTGTCAGTCTTGCCTTGCAGTGTTTTCAGAATATCTGAAACAGGACGTAGTTTCTCTGTGGACCCTTCTTCCTGAAATAGGTCTACCTGATGAAAAATACGGAATAGGTAAAGAGTCAGATATTGTATTTAATATCCATGATTCGTGTTCTGCCAGAGAGAAAACAGACCTTCATGACGGGATAAGGTGGATAATAGATAAGATGGGATACAAGGTAGATGAGCTTGAAAATTCAAGAGAAAAGACCAGATGCTGTGGCTTCGGAGGAATGGTTGTTCCTGCAAATCCAGATGTGGCAGGAAGAGTAATGAAAAGAAGAGCTGAGGAAAATACCACTGGTCATATGATCTCTTACTGTGCAGCCTGTAGAGAATCTATGGAAAGCGGAGGAGCAGACTCAGTTCATATAT
- a CDS encoding rhodanese-like domain-containing protein — MKKLVALLMMVTLYAVSVAGGLITPEKLNKIKDKKDVVVLDYRWNKVPEKTIPGAMVVLNKDFSRERDGVKGMVLPKEEFESFMSKMGIENKDTVVIVDDNGMMNATRLWWILNLYGHKGDVFILDGQIMAWEKSGLPMAAPSKPSKTSKYVAKDANPKLVATLEEVKASIEDNQMVVLDARSKLERIKGHIPNSVFIEWKENITKDGKYKSKSELKKLYRDSGITKNLKAIMPHCKSAVRSTQSMFALVEILGYDNVKNYDGSWLEYEAVKAPVKYGM; from the coding sequence ATGAAGAAATTAGTAGCTTTATTGATGATGGTGACACTTTATGCAGTTTCAGTGGCGGGAGGTCTAATCACACCGGAAAAATTGAACAAGATCAAGGATAAAAAAGATGTGGTGGTATTGGACTACAGATGGAATAAGGTTCCTGAAAAAACAATACCAGGAGCCATGGTGGTATTGAATAAAGATTTTTCAAGGGAGAGAGACGGAGTTAAGGGAATGGTTCTTCCAAAGGAAGAGTTTGAAAGTTTTATGTCAAAAATGGGGATAGAAAATAAAGATACAGTAGTGATTGTAGACGATAATGGGATGATGAATGCCACAAGATTATGGTGGATACTAAACCTTTATGGACATAAGGGAGATGTCTTTATATTAGATGGTCAAATAATGGCGTGGGAAAAATCAGGTCTTCCAATGGCGGCACCTAGCAAGCCTTCAAAAACTTCAAAATATGTAGCGAAAGATGCAAATCCAAAGCTTGTTGCAACTCTGGAAGAAGTAAAAGCATCAATTGAAGACAATCAAATGGTTGTGCTTGATGCGAGATCTAAACTTGAGAGAATCAAGGGACATATACCAAATTCCGTATTTATTGAATGGAAAGAAAATATAACAAAAGATGGAAAATACAAATCTAAATCTGAACTAAAAAAGCTTTATAGAGATTCAGGGATAACTAAAAATCTAAAGGCTATAATGCCACACTGTAAATCTGCAGTAAGATCAACTCAGTCTATGTTTGCTCTTGTGGAAATTCTTGGATATGACAATGTAAAAAATTACGATGGATCTTGGCTTGAGTATGAGGCTGTAAAAGCACCTGTAAAATACGGGATGTAA
- a CDS encoding rhodanese-like domain-containing protein, protein MVLNFFKRKSDGFKIVSVEEAKNLMEMKKDMVLIDVRTEKENKFEGNIDGAILIDFLKLNHFKKEVEKLDKEVPYLVFCAIGGRSKAAAALMTKMGFNEVYDMAGGIKAWQKENGKNI, encoded by the coding sequence ATGGTGTTAAATTTTTTCAAAAGAAAATCTGATGGGTTCAAAATAGTTTCAGTTGAAGAGGCTAAAAATCTTATGGAAATGAAAAAGGATATGGTTTTAATTGACGTAAGAACCGAAAAAGAAAACAAATTTGAAGGTAATATTGATGGTGCGATTTTAATTGATTTTCTAAAGCTGAATCATTTTAAAAAAGAGGTGGAAAAACTAGACAAAGAGGTGCCATATCTGGTATTTTGTGCAATCGGGGGAAGAAGTAAGGCTGCTGCTGCCCTGATGACTAAAATGGGTTTTAACGAAGTCTATGACATGGCAGGGGGGATCAAAGCCTGGCAAAAAGAAAATGGTAAAAATATCTGA
- a CDS encoding TVP38/TMEM64 family protein gives MKNKKGSAIFIAFLTVIFMLYRGGVFDYISLENIKELKNWINSFGVLGPLVYMILYIVACIFFLPGLPITVLGGIVFGPLMGTIYTVIGASLGLSSAFLVARYLFREPIEKKFSDSLIFQRIDQGVKKQGWRILMTTRLVPIFPFNVQNYVYGLTGISFLQYWILSTIFIIPGTAAYTLSAGAIASGEGLSTKNLAYLGIAAFCFVFISLIPKFLKKNEKFKEK, from the coding sequence ATGAAGAATAAAAAAGGATCGGCAATTTTCATAGCTTTCTTGACTGTTATTTTTATGCTGTATAGAGGCGGAGTTTTTGATTATATCAGCCTTGAAAATATAAAAGAGCTAAAAAATTGGATAAATAGTTTTGGAGTATTAGGGCCTTTAGTTTATATGATACTTTACATAGTAGCCTGCATTTTCTTTTTGCCAGGACTTCCCATTACGGTTTTGGGAGGGATAGTATTTGGCCCTCTTATGGGGACAATATACACAGTTATAGGAGCTAGTCTGGGATTATCATCTGCGTTTCTTGTGGCTAGATATCTCTTCAGGGAACCTATAGAGAAAAAATTTTCAGATTCTCTGATTTTCCAAAGGATAGATCAGGGAGTTAAAAAGCAAGGTTGGAGAATTCTTATGACCACAAGATTAGTCCCTATTTTTCCTTTTAATGTTCAAAATTATGTCTATGGACTGACAGGGATTAGTTTTTTGCAGTATTGGATTCTTTCTACAATTTTTATAATCCCTGGAACGGCTGCCTATACACTTAGTGCAGGAGCTATAGCTAGTGGAGAAGGTTTATCTACCAAAAATCTTGCTTATCTTGGAATTGCTGCTTTTTGTTTTGTATTTATATCTTTGATTCCAAAATTTTTGAAAAAAAATGAAAAGTTTAAAGAAAAATAA
- the add gene encoding adenosine deaminase: MDVKSLPKIELHCHLDGSIRPLSVMEIAKKDGIELSTYDLDEIKAQMIAPTNCKDLGEYLTRFSLPGLVMQSKENLIRVTSELMEDAAKENVKYIEIRFAPQLHTHRGLTVEEVISSVIEGMKIGEKKFQINGNIILCCMRNFDVEKAFEVVEKGRKFLGRGVVGIDLCANENRGFCEVFQEPMKLAKEYGYRITIHAGETGIGENVRDAVKLLGAERIGHGVFIKDCPEAYEIVKKQSITLEMCPTSNIQTRAVNKISEHPVYRFLNNGIMVTLNTDNRTVSNTSLEKEISLVSREFHMTYEGYKEIYYNSVRASFASETLKENLMKFMK, from the coding sequence ATGGACGTAAAATCTTTACCTAAAATAGAACTACATTGTCATCTAGATGGGAGTATAAGACCTCTTAGTGTTATGGAAATAGCTAAAAAGGACGGAATAGAACTTTCTACCTATGACCTTGATGAAATAAAGGCGCAGATGATAGCTCCTACAAACTGCAAGGATCTCGGCGAATATCTTACAAGGTTTAGCCTTCCGGGACTTGTGATGCAGTCAAAAGAGAATCTCATAAGAGTGACTTCTGAACTTATGGAAGATGCAGCTAAGGAAAATGTAAAGTACATAGAAATAAGGTTTGCACCCCAGCTTCATACACATAGGGGTCTCACAGTAGAAGAAGTCATCTCTAGCGTTATTGAAGGGATGAAAATTGGAGAAAAGAAATTTCAAATTAATGGAAATATTATACTCTGCTGCATGAGAAATTTTGATGTTGAAAAAGCCTTTGAAGTGGTTGAAAAGGGAAGAAAGTTCCTAGGGAGAGGAGTAGTTGGGATAGATTTGTGTGCCAATGAAAATAGAGGCTTTTGTGAGGTTTTTCAGGAGCCTATGAAGCTAGCCAAGGAGTATGGATACAGGATAACTATACATGCAGGAGAAACAGGTATAGGGGAAAATGTGAGGGATGCGGTTAAGCTATTGGGAGCAGAAAGGATAGGTCACGGGGTATTTATAAAAGACTGCCCAGAGGCTTATGAAATTGTAAAAAAACAGAGTATCACCCTGGAGATGTGTCCAACAAGCAATATTCAGACAAGAGCCGTAAATAAAATTTCTGAGCATCCTGTTTATAGATTTCTAAACAATGGAATAATGGTCACACTGAATACAGATAACCGGACAGTATCAAACACCAGCTTAGAAAAAGAGATAAGTCTCGTTTCTAGAGAGTTTCATATGACCTATGAAGGTTATAAGGAGATATATTACAACAGCGTAAGAGCATCCTTTGCCTCAGAAACCTTAAAGGAAAATCTTATGAAGTTTATGAAATGA